Proteins encoded in a region of the Streptomyces akebiae genome:
- a CDS encoding heavy metal-responsive transcriptional regulator, whose protein sequence is MRIGDLAATSGLSTKTIRFYEQSGLLPAPPRTAGGYRDYGEQAAVRLGFIRDAQGAGLTLAEIRSVLALRDSGQAPCAHVTGLIEQRLDDIERRLAELAATRDALRGLARRAAATDPASCSRDEICTILTPPRNSPGASAGGVSSRHPG, encoded by the coding sequence ATGCGCATCGGCGATCTCGCCGCCACGAGCGGGCTGTCCACCAAGACCATCCGCTTTTACGAGCAGAGCGGTCTGCTTCCCGCGCCGCCGCGTACCGCAGGCGGCTACCGCGACTACGGCGAGCAGGCCGCGGTCCGGCTCGGCTTCATCCGCGACGCCCAGGGCGCCGGCCTGACCCTGGCCGAGATCCGCTCGGTCCTCGCGCTCCGCGACAGCGGCCAGGCGCCGTGCGCACACGTCACCGGGCTGATCGAGCAGCGCCTCGACGACATCGAGCGGCGCCTGGCCGAGCTGGCCGCAACCCGCGACGCACTGCGCGGTCTGGCCCGGCGGGCCGCCGCGACCGACCCCGCCTCGTGCAGCCGGGACGAAATCTGCACGATCCTCACCCCACCCCGAAACAGCCCGGGCGCGTCGGCCGGCGGTGTCAGCTCTCGCCATCCAGGGTGA
- a CDS encoding DinB family protein translates to MAYTYPMDRQAVHEDYERARQAFHRLLDTASKADLARATEVTRWTNEQLLWHMLFGYMIVLRLLVLVRVFGRLPRSVGKVFARLLDVATVPFDLINYAGPVGAVKFYGPRRMAARFDRVTACLERRLAAESEAELQRGMHYPVRWDPFFEDFMTLADIYRYPNEHFDFHHAQLTLDGES, encoded by the coding sequence ATGGCATACACGTATCCGATGGACCGGCAGGCGGTACACGAGGACTACGAGCGGGCCCGGCAGGCGTTCCATCGTCTCCTGGACACGGCTTCGAAGGCCGACCTTGCCCGGGCCACCGAAGTCACCCGGTGGACGAACGAGCAGCTGCTGTGGCACATGCTTTTCGGCTACATGATCGTCCTGCGGCTGCTGGTCCTTGTGCGCGTCTTCGGGCGGCTTCCCCGCAGTGTCGGGAAGGTGTTCGCCAGGCTGCTGGACGTGGCGACGGTCCCGTTCGACCTGATCAACTACGCCGGTCCCGTGGGGGCGGTGAAGTTCTACGGGCCGCGCCGCATGGCCGCCAGATTCGACCGGGTCACTGCCTGCCTGGAGCGCAGGCTCGCCGCGGAATCCGAGGCTGAACTCCAGCGCGGCATGCACTACCCCGTGCGCTGGGACCCGTTCTTCGAGGACTTCATGACGCTCGCCGACATCTACCGCTACCCGAACGAGCACTTCGACTTCCACCACGCCCAGCTCACCCTGGATGGCGAGAGCTGA
- a CDS encoding TetR/AcrR family transcriptional regulator — protein MPKLWNETIDAHRHAVREAILNTTTELVKAGGLRSVTMSQIAEKTGIGRATLYKYFSDVEAVLLAWHERQVTGHLHQMAEVAGQPGTPAERLQAVLEAYADIARQRHGGELATLLHQGEHVSHAEHHLAHMVQALIAEGADSGDLRGDIPPAELAQYCLHALTAAAGLPSVAAVRRLVGVTLNGLRPIP, from the coding sequence GTGCCGAAGCTGTGGAACGAGACCATCGACGCCCACCGCCACGCCGTGCGCGAGGCCATCTTGAACACCACCACGGAGCTGGTGAAAGCCGGCGGGCTGCGATCGGTGACCATGTCGCAGATCGCCGAGAAAACCGGCATCGGCCGCGCCACCCTCTACAAGTACTTCTCCGACGTCGAAGCCGTCCTCCTGGCCTGGCACGAGCGCCAAGTCACAGGCCACCTGCACCAGATGGCCGAGGTTGCCGGACAACCGGGCACCCCTGCCGAGCGCCTCCAAGCCGTCCTGGAGGCGTATGCGGACATCGCACGCCAGCGCCACGGCGGCGAACTCGCCACTCTTCTCCACCAGGGCGAGCACGTCTCCCACGCCGAGCACCACCTGGCACACATGGTCCAGGCCCTCATCGCCGAAGGCGCCGACAGCGGCGACCTGCGCGGTGACATCCCACCAGCCGAGCTCGCCCAGTACTGCCTCCACGCGCTGACTGCCGCAGCGGGCCTTCCCTCAGTGGCCGCTGTCCGCCGGCTCGTCGGGGTCACCCTGAACGGGCTGCGTCCAATTCCGTAG
- a CDS encoding cytochrome P450, with the protein MTPQLPFEQTGPLQVPPLLRELQAQGPVHKIRTRVGDDAWLVTGYDEVRQLLDDSRLGRSHPCPETAARSNESALFGGPLGNYATEKTDHVRMRSLLQPHFTPGRMRAFRPRVEVLTAELLDQLTHQDQPADLNTALALPLPILVICELLGVPYEARVRFRTWTQAAADVLDRQRSEQGLGELFQYGKELVTHKRREPGDDVISRLCATDGVGDDEIAMLAMALLFAGHETTVVQICLGALLLLSHPDQWQATAESPDRIANAVEEVLRAPGKGSGGIPRYARTDFDVGGVTIQAGDLVMLDNGAANHDPAVFPDPDRFDITRRAASHLTFGHGAHYCIGAPLARIELQVALVQLVRRFPTMRLAVPIEELTVRSEVLTGGLVSLPVVW; encoded by the coding sequence GTGACTCCCCAGCTGCCCTTCGAACAGACCGGCCCCTTGCAGGTCCCGCCGCTGCTGCGTGAGCTGCAGGCCCAGGGCCCCGTCCACAAGATCCGCACCCGCGTTGGCGACGATGCCTGGCTCGTCACCGGATACGACGAGGTGCGCCAACTCCTCGACGACAGCCGACTCGGCCGTTCCCACCCGTGCCCGGAAACCGCCGCCCGCTCCAACGAGTCGGCCCTCTTCGGCGGCCCGCTGGGCAACTACGCGACCGAGAAGACCGACCACGTCCGTATGCGCTCCCTGCTCCAACCGCACTTCACGCCAGGGCGCATGCGCGCCTTCCGTCCTCGCGTGGAAGTCCTCACCGCCGAGCTTCTCGACCAACTGACGCACCAGGACCAGCCGGCCGACCTCAACACAGCCCTCGCGCTGCCGCTGCCGATCCTGGTCATCTGCGAGCTGCTCGGCGTGCCGTACGAAGCCCGCGTCCGGTTTCGCACCTGGACACAGGCCGCCGCCGACGTGCTCGACCGGCAACGCTCCGAGCAGGGGCTGGGCGAACTGTTCCAGTACGGAAAGGAGCTCGTGACCCACAAGCGCCGTGAGCCCGGTGACGACGTGATCTCACGTCTGTGCGCGACCGACGGGGTCGGTGACGACGAGATCGCCATGCTCGCGATGGCCCTGCTGTTCGCCGGCCACGAGACCACCGTCGTCCAGATCTGCCTCGGCGCACTGCTGCTGCTCTCCCACCCGGACCAGTGGCAGGCCACGGCAGAATCCCCCGACCGGATCGCGAATGCCGTCGAGGAAGTCCTGCGAGCCCCGGGCAAAGGCAGCGGAGGCATACCCCGCTACGCCCGCACCGACTTCGACGTCGGCGGCGTCACTATCCAGGCCGGGGACCTGGTCATGCTGGACAACGGTGCCGCCAACCACGACCCCGCCGTCTTCCCCGACCCCGACCGCTTCGACATCACGCGCCGCGCCGCCTCCCACCTCACGTTCGGACACGGCGCGCACTACTGCATCGGCGCACCCCTGGCCCGCATCGAACTGCAGGTCGCCCTCGTGCAGCTCGTCCGGCGCTTCCCCACGATGCGGCTCGCCGTCCCGATCGAGGAACTGACCGTCCGCAGCGAGGTGCTGACGGGCGGCCTCGTCAGCCTCCCCGTGGTCTGGTGA
- a CDS encoding TetR/AcrR family transcriptional regulator — protein sequence MAAERADSDGVEPVKRMRRAERREQILDAATRAFARAGFAGTGLDDVAAEAGITRVMLYRHFESKAGMYRAVLDRACARLAGNVGSGNFDENSVPALVRAAAADPDAFRLLFRHAAREPEFRDLIDTLTAASTEIAQRNLAALLPAGPWLGWAARVIPAFTIEAVIGWLDAGQPDPEAAADRISQAIHGVIEAARPAGD from the coding sequence GTGGCGGCAGAGCGAGCAGACTCCGATGGCGTCGAGCCGGTGAAGCGGATGCGGCGCGCCGAACGACGTGAGCAGATCTTGGATGCCGCCACCCGGGCGTTCGCACGCGCTGGCTTTGCTGGCACTGGCCTTGATGACGTCGCCGCCGAGGCGGGCATCACCCGGGTGATGCTCTACCGGCACTTCGAGTCGAAAGCCGGCATGTACCGAGCGGTCCTGGACCGAGCCTGCGCCCGGCTCGCGGGAAACGTGGGCAGCGGCAACTTCGACGAGAACTCGGTGCCCGCCCTGGTCCGTGCCGCGGCGGCCGACCCCGACGCCTTCCGGCTGCTGTTCCGTCATGCCGCCCGGGAGCCGGAGTTCCGCGACCTCATCGACACTCTGACAGCGGCTTCGACCGAGATCGCCCAGCGTAACCTTGCCGCACTCCTGCCCGCCGGACCCTGGCTGGGCTGGGCGGCGCGGGTGATTCCCGCATTCACCATCGAAGCCGTCATCGGCTGGCTGGACGCCGGACAGCCGGACCCGGAAGCTGCGGCGGACCGGATCAGTCAGGCCATCCACGGAGTCATCGAGGCCGCACGCCCGGCCGGCGACTGA
- a CDS encoding YnfA family protein has product MLIARSVALFVVAALFEIGGAWLVWQGIREHKGWIWIGAGVIALGLYGVVATRQHDDNFGRILAAYGGIFVAGSIAWGMVADGYRPDRFDVIGALVCLSGMAVIMYAPRGH; this is encoded by the coding sequence GTGCTCATCGCCCGCTCCGTTGCCCTGTTCGTCGTCGCCGCCCTCTTCGAGATCGGAGGCGCGTGGCTGGTCTGGCAGGGCATCCGCGAGCACAAGGGCTGGATCTGGATCGGCGCCGGTGTCATCGCCCTCGGCCTGTACGGGGTCGTGGCCACCAGGCAGCACGACGACAACTTCGGACGCATCCTCGCCGCATACGGCGGGATCTTCGTCGCCGGATCGATCGCCTGGGGCATGGTCGCCGACGGCTACCGGCCCGACCGCTTCGACGTCATCGGCGCCCTCGTCTGCCTCTCCGGGATGGCCGTCATCATGTACGCCCCGCGCGGCCACTGA
- a CDS encoding MerR family transcriptional regulator, producing MRISQLAEHCGVPATTLRFYESAGLLPADRSPAGYRLYGEDAVERLAFIGAAKHLGLPLEEVSQLLAVWESGACADVKANLRPRVEARIADAEVRAAELASFTATLHQALDHLDALPDRPGRCDPECGFLTPAAHDARPVDVPLLPSSQAAEADTERWRTAPVACSLSADGIGERTTQWQQLTEGAVRKAIPDGLRLSLPANLAGDVAALAAAEQQCCPFFDFRLHLDGRLLHLEVRAPADGSGLLADLFGPID from the coding sequence ATGCGGATCTCCCAGCTTGCCGAGCACTGCGGTGTCCCGGCCACCACACTGCGGTTTTACGAGAGTGCCGGTCTACTGCCCGCCGACCGGAGTCCGGCCGGCTACCGCCTCTACGGGGAAGACGCCGTCGAGCGCCTGGCGTTCATCGGCGCGGCCAAGCACCTGGGGCTGCCGCTGGAGGAAGTCTCCCAATTGCTGGCCGTGTGGGAGTCGGGGGCATGCGCGGATGTGAAGGCCAACCTTCGACCCCGCGTCGAGGCCCGGATTGCCGACGCCGAAGTCCGCGCCGCAGAGCTGGCCTCGTTCACCGCCACCCTGCACCAGGCGCTGGACCACCTCGATGCCCTGCCCGACCGGCCGGGCCGCTGCGACCCCGAGTGCGGCTTCCTCACCCCCGCGGCACACGACGCGCGCCCCGTCGATGTGCCGCTGTTGCCCAGCAGCCAGGCCGCCGAGGCCGACACCGAGCGGTGGAGGACCGCACCGGTGGCCTGCTCCCTGAGTGCCGACGGCATCGGCGAGCGCACCACCCAGTGGCAGCAGCTCACCGAGGGCGCCGTGCGCAAGGCCATCCCGGACGGCCTGCGCCTGTCTCTGCCCGCCAACCTGGCCGGGGACGTGGCCGCACTCGCCGCCGCCGAGCAGCAGTGCTGCCCGTTCTTCGACTTCCGCCTCCACCTCGACGGCCGACTGCTGCACCTGGAAGTACGCGCGCCCGCCGACGGGTCCGGCCTGCTCGCCGACCTGTTCGGCCCCATCGACTGA
- a CDS encoding sulfurtransferase TusA family protein, with the protein MTTAPVPAADITVDGTGLLCVTLLLRLRDHIQDAQAGTIVHVIATDPAAPLDLPSWCHMTGHAYLGPTPGHDQPVYALQLAADARPTRADAPWHPAAKGH; encoded by the coding sequence ATGACGACGGCTCCCGTTCCGGCGGCGGACATCACCGTCGACGGCACGGGCTTGCTGTGCGTGACACTCCTGCTCCGGCTGCGTGACCACATCCAGGATGCACAGGCCGGCACGATCGTTCACGTCATCGCCACCGACCCGGCGGCCCCGCTCGACCTGCCCTCCTGGTGCCACATGACCGGCCACGCCTACCTTGGCCCCACCCCGGGCCACGACCAGCCGGTGTACGCACTGCAACTGGCCGCCGACGCCCGCCCAACCCGCGCCGACGCACCGTGGCACCCGGCAGCAAAGGGCCACTGA
- a CDS encoding cysteine desulfurase family protein, with protein MIPALDGSPLYLDYNSTTPVDPRVTEAMRPYLVDWFGNPSSSHAYGAEPKRALARARGQVSDLIGADAAEIVFTGSGSEADNLALRGAVLAAETDRPHVITQVTEHPGILETCHALERLHGAEVTYLPVDGDGLLDPAALAAALTERTVLVSVMAANNETGVLQPIAELARITHAHSALFHCDAAQAAGKIPLDVRDLGVDLMTIVGHKMYAPKGIAALYVRAGAALEPLIYGGGQERGLRSGTENVALTVGLGAAAQLAAEELADGGVQRITALRDRLHTGLTTRLPGRIHLNGPAEPRLPNTLNISIDGIRGHELLDAVPEIAASTGSACHSGDHRPSPVLSAMGLPETRSLAALRLSLGRWTTADDIDRTVELLARAAN; from the coding sequence GTGATCCCCGCGCTCGACGGCAGCCCCCTCTATCTGGACTACAACTCCACCACCCCGGTCGACCCGCGGGTCACCGAGGCGATGCGCCCGTATCTGGTCGACTGGTTCGGCAACCCCTCCAGCAGCCACGCCTACGGCGCCGAGCCCAAGCGGGCCCTCGCCCGCGCCCGCGGCCAGGTCTCCGATCTCATCGGCGCCGACGCCGCAGAGATCGTCTTCACCGGCTCCGGATCCGAGGCCGACAACCTCGCCCTGCGTGGCGCCGTACTCGCCGCCGAGACCGACCGCCCGCATGTGATCACCCAGGTCACCGAGCACCCCGGCATTCTGGAAACCTGCCACGCCCTGGAGCGGCTCCATGGCGCAGAGGTGACGTACCTGCCCGTCGACGGTGACGGTCTCCTCGACCCGGCGGCGCTGGCCGCCGCACTCACCGAGCGCACCGTCCTTGTCTCGGTCATGGCTGCCAACAACGAGACCGGCGTCCTCCAGCCCATCGCCGAACTGGCCCGCATCACCCACGCCCACAGCGCGCTCTTCCACTGCGACGCCGCCCAGGCCGCCGGAAAGATCCCCCTGGACGTAAGGGACTTGGGCGTCGACCTCATGACGATCGTCGGCCACAAGATGTACGCCCCGAAGGGCATCGCCGCCCTGTACGTCCGCGCAGGTGCCGCCCTCGAACCGCTGATCTACGGCGGCGGCCAGGAACGCGGCCTGCGCTCCGGCACCGAGAACGTCGCCCTCACCGTCGGCCTGGGCGCCGCCGCCCAACTCGCCGCGGAGGAGCTGGCCGACGGTGGCGTACAGCGCATCACCGCACTGCGCGACCGCCTCCACACCGGCCTGACCACCCGGCTCCCCGGCCGTATCCATCTGAACGGCCCCGCCGAACCGCGCCTGCCCAACACGCTCAACATCAGCATCGACGGCATCCGCGGCCACGAACTCCTCGACGCCGTCCCCGAAATCGCCGCCTCCACCGGCTCGGCCTGCCACAGCGGCGACCACCGGCCCTCCCCGGTCCTCAGCGCCATGGGCCTGCCCGAGACCCGCAGTCTTGCCGCTCTCCGCCTGTCCCTCGGCCGCTGGACCACCGCCGACGACATCGACCGGACCGTCGAACTGCTTGCGCGGGCAGCAAACTGA
- a CDS encoding ArsR/SmtB family transcription factor → MGDPQRKAALYEAFARTGKALSSGKRLELLDLLAQGERTVDALAKAAGLNLTTASAHLQTLKQAGLVATRRDGVRIHYRLAGDDVAALYALLRQVAQTHQADVEPARTAYLGTDDAEEVDREELLARARVGGIVVLDVRPAEEYAAGHIPGAISIPVDELAERVAELPDDAEVVAYCRGAYCVLAYDAVRLLHARGRKAVRLTDGMLEWRLAELPVDKVAAA, encoded by the coding sequence ATGGGAGACCCCCAGCGCAAAGCGGCGCTGTACGAAGCCTTCGCCCGCACCGGCAAGGCACTGAGCAGTGGAAAGCGCCTGGAACTGCTCGATCTGCTGGCGCAGGGCGAGCGCACCGTCGATGCGCTCGCCAAAGCGGCGGGGCTGAACCTGACCACTGCCTCCGCCCACCTGCAGACCCTCAAGCAGGCCGGACTCGTAGCCACACGCCGCGACGGCGTACGCATCCACTACCGGCTGGCCGGCGACGATGTCGCCGCCCTCTATGCCCTGCTGCGCCAGGTCGCCCAGACGCATCAGGCCGACGTCGAGCCCGCCCGCACTGCCTACCTCGGCACGGACGATGCCGAGGAGGTCGACCGCGAGGAGCTCCTGGCCCGCGCCCGGGTGGGGGGCATCGTCGTCCTCGATGTCCGCCCGGCCGAGGAGTACGCCGCCGGGCACATCCCCGGCGCGATCTCCATCCCCGTCGACGAACTCGCCGAGCGCGTCGCGGAGCTGCCGGATGATGCCGAGGTGGTCGCATACTGCCGCGGCGCCTACTGCGTCCTCGCCTACGACGCCGTACGCCTGCTGCACGCCCGTGGCCGCAAAGCGGTCCGGCTGACCGACGGGATGCTGGAGTGGCGGCTGGCCGAGCTGCCCGTGGACAAGGTGGCCGCCGCGTGA
- a CDS encoding MBL fold metallo-hydrolase, whose protein sequence is MNLEDPMGFADDHLIPLVDEGLGNSAYLVDLGDGRALAVDASRDLRALRAAADRRSLTVAFAADTHLHADFLSGAVQLAHDDGAAVLASAAGNRAFEHTALADGDETDLGGLTLRALATPGHTDEHLSFLLLDGTRELGVFTGGSLIVGSAARTDLLGADRAEELARAQYRSLRRLAELPDATAVWPTHGAGSFCSAPPGAERTTTIAAQKRANPLLAAPDQDTFVRKLLGSLGSYPAYFDRLGEANRRGPAVLRSAPTLPALSLDQVPHLIGEGAQIIDVRPVADFAAGHIPGAVSIPLRDQFATWLGWLLPDDTPLVFVANPDQDLAELTWQALKIGYERLAGHLDGGMDAWTADSGEQERIELLTADRIAGRPVLDIRQRAEHIAGHIPGAVHIELGDLTERSGEAPRRPVVACGHGERAMTAASLLQRTGHKDLAVLDGGPADWSKATGRPLEETA, encoded by the coding sequence GTGAACCTGGAGGATCCGATGGGCTTCGCCGACGATCACTTGATACCGCTGGTCGATGAGGGGCTGGGCAACAGCGCCTACCTCGTCGACCTCGGCGACGGACGGGCCCTGGCCGTCGATGCGAGCCGCGATCTGCGTGCCCTGCGTGCCGCTGCCGACCGACGCAGCCTCACGGTCGCCTTCGCCGCCGACACCCACCTGCACGCCGACTTCCTGTCCGGTGCGGTGCAGCTCGCGCACGACGACGGCGCGGCCGTACTCGCCTCCGCCGCCGGGAACCGGGCCTTCGAGCACACCGCGCTCGCCGACGGCGACGAGACAGATCTCGGCGGCCTTACCTTGCGCGCGCTGGCCACCCCCGGCCACACCGACGAGCACCTGTCCTTCCTGCTCCTGGACGGCACCCGCGAGCTCGGAGTCTTCACCGGCGGTTCCCTGATCGTCGGCTCTGCCGCCCGTACCGACCTGCTCGGCGCCGACCGCGCGGAGGAGCTGGCCCGTGCCCAGTACCGCTCGCTGCGGCGCCTGGCCGAATTGCCGGACGCGACGGCCGTGTGGCCGACGCACGGCGCGGGCTCGTTCTGCTCCGCGCCGCCGGGTGCCGAGCGCACTACGACCATCGCCGCGCAGAAGCGGGCCAACCCGCTGCTCGCCGCACCGGACCAGGACACCTTCGTACGGAAGTTGCTCGGCAGTCTCGGCTCCTACCCCGCGTACTTCGACCGCCTGGGCGAGGCGAACCGGCGCGGGCCCGCCGTCCTCCGCTCGGCCCCGACTCTGCCCGCGCTCTCCCTGGACCAGGTGCCCCACCTGATAGGGGAGGGCGCCCAGATCATCGACGTACGCCCCGTGGCGGACTTCGCCGCAGGGCACATCCCCGGCGCCGTCTCCATCCCGCTGCGGGACCAGTTCGCCACCTGGCTGGGCTGGCTGCTGCCCGACGACACCCCACTCGTGTTCGTCGCCAACCCCGATCAGGACCTCGCCGAACTCACCTGGCAGGCCCTGAAGATCGGCTACGAGCGGCTGGCAGGACACCTCGACGGCGGTATGGACGCCTGGACTGCAGACAGCGGAGAGCAGGAACGTATCGAGCTCCTCACCGCCGACCGGATCGCCGGGCGCCCCGTCCTCGACATCCGCCAGCGAGCCGAGCACATCGCCGGCCATATCCCCGGCGCGGTCCACATCGAACTCGGCGACCTCACCGAGCGCAGCGGCGAGGCACCTCGGCGCCCCGTCGTGGCCTGCGGCCACGGTGAACGTGCCATGACCGCCGCCAGCCTCCTGCAGCGCACCGGCCACAAGGATCTCGCCGTCCTCGACGGCGGACCGGCCGACTGGTCCAAGGCCACCGGCCGTCCCCTGGAGGAGACCGCGTGA
- a CDS encoding MFS transporter, whose translation MTTHTTSETSPAIRLGLQANLAQFSLLVVVNALVGGMLGQERTVLPLLADDVFHLSAYTAAMTYILAFGATKAVTNFFAGTWSDRYGRKPVLIAGWLIALPVPAMLAWGPSWGWIIAANILLGMNQGLTWSTTVIMKIDLAGPERRGLAMGFNEAAGYVAVAATAMATGAIAEHAGLRPEPFLLGAAYVVLALGLSTFAVRETRDHARFEAARHVTPAGSEHDAELTTGQIARLTSLRDKALSAASQAGMVNNLNDALAWGIFPLLFAAHGLSIAQIGLLAALYPAVWGAGQMLTGWWSDRIGRKHLITAGMLLQAAAIALVAAGTTFGVWATAQILLGLGTALVYPTLLAVIGDVAHPAWRARAVGVYRLWRDGGFAVGALLAGALADAYSLTTAIWAIAALTAASGLVVALRMYETHPRS comes from the coding sequence GTGACCACCCACACCACGAGCGAGACCAGCCCTGCAATACGTCTCGGACTACAGGCCAACCTCGCCCAGTTCAGCCTGCTCGTCGTGGTCAACGCCCTGGTCGGCGGCATGCTCGGCCAGGAACGCACCGTCCTGCCGCTCCTGGCCGACGACGTCTTCCACCTGTCCGCCTACACCGCGGCCATGACCTACATCCTGGCGTTCGGCGCCACCAAAGCCGTCACCAACTTCTTCGCCGGCACCTGGTCCGACCGCTACGGCCGCAAACCCGTCCTGATCGCCGGATGGCTCATCGCCCTGCCCGTGCCCGCCATGCTCGCCTGGGGCCCGTCGTGGGGCTGGATCATCGCCGCCAACATCCTGCTCGGCATGAACCAGGGCCTGACCTGGTCCACCACCGTCATCATGAAGATCGACCTGGCCGGCCCGGAGCGCCGCGGCCTGGCCATGGGCTTCAACGAGGCCGCCGGATACGTCGCCGTCGCCGCCACCGCCATGGCCACCGGCGCCATCGCCGAACACGCCGGACTGCGCCCCGAGCCATTCCTGCTCGGCGCCGCCTACGTCGTACTGGCCCTGGGCCTGTCCACCTTCGCGGTCCGCGAGACCCGCGACCACGCCCGCTTCGAAGCCGCCCGCCACGTCACCCCTGCAGGCAGCGAGCACGACGCGGAACTGACCACCGGCCAGATCGCCCGCCTCACCAGCCTTCGCGACAAGGCCCTGTCCGCCGCCAGCCAGGCCGGCATGGTCAACAACCTCAACGACGCCCTGGCCTGGGGCATCTTCCCCCTCCTCTTCGCCGCCCACGGCCTGTCCATCGCCCAGATCGGCCTCCTCGCCGCCCTCTACCCAGCCGTCTGGGGCGCCGGGCAGATGCTCACCGGCTGGTGGTCCGACCGCATCGGCCGCAAACACCTCATCACCGCCGGAATGCTGCTCCAGGCCGCCGCCATCGCTCTCGTCGCCGCCGGTACCACCTTCGGCGTCTGGGCCACCGCCCAGATCCTCCTCGGTCTCGGCACCGCTCTTGTCTACCCGACCCTGCTCGCCGTCATCGGCGACGTCGCCCACCCCGCCTGGCGCGCCCGCGCCGTCGGCGTCTACCGCCTCTGGCGTGACGGCGGCTTCGCCGTCGGCGCCCTCCTCGCCGGAGCCCTCGCCGACGCCTACAGCCTGACCACAGCCATCTGGGCCATCGCCGCCCTCACCGCCGCCTCCGGCCTGGTAGTGGCGCTGCGGATGTACGAGACACATCCACGAAGCTGA